In Brienomyrus brachyistius isolate T26 chromosome 3, BBRACH_0.4, whole genome shotgun sequence, the following proteins share a genomic window:
- the zgc:172136 gene encoding FERM domain-containing protein 6 produces MSIPAKPERTVCVLLPNKEQLEVTVGAKTTGQEVLSHVSELLGLKELHFFGLTVVKDNEHIFVDLDEKVTKYFPKEWRQDSAKGAPRRALPLVFCLKVQYYVENGRLICDRKARRLYYSDIRERVLRSECRQQEALYFELAGYALQADLPDHPQHYRPNEGGAAYFQPKDYFPPWILAKRGVDYLLRHGPKLHRELRGMSSRDATLLFIRESCRLEDVPVTFYRLQKDKKEERGSALLGLTLRGMQIYQEANNVRQLIYDFPWFNVGRLTFLGKKFEIQPDGLPSARKLVYYTGSPFRSRHLLQHLSNSHRLYMNLQPVLRHLRQLEESEEKKRYRESYISDDLDLDPAGSDGSPGLSRRSTTSSGIEVDTQQQGLAEGLPKLFGLAASHNSSHSSSIDVGGKAQSEEEEEAELNVDETEGVSVDDPEEILRLAQLLKGVSVDCPVLPSETEHGDGTVKSADTPDCQVKLRSADPLQEVLKQKAWVAVDRHSQSLDDVRLIKQPPRFGTSHLLDTSHSFTFGLPKSQLDSPVGHSYYPAENSGKTTFYGRRSTNCLSLDTLGDEQLLEFIL; encoded by the exons acaatgagcatatatttgtgGACTTGGATGAAAAAGTGACCAAGTACTTCCCCAAAGAATGGAGGCAAGACTCTGCGAAG ggggcgccgagACGAGCACTGCCCCTGGTGTTCTGCCTGAAGGTGCAGTACTACGTGGAGAATGGCCGGCTCATCTG TGATCGGAAGGCACGACGCCTGTATTACTCGGACATCCGTGAGCGTGTGCTGCGCTCTGAGTGCCgccagcaggaggcgctgtATTTCGAGCTGGCGGGCTACGCCCTGCAGGCTGACCTGCCGGACCACCCACAGCACTACAGGCCCAATGAAGGAGGAGCAGCCTACTTCCAGCCTAAGGACTACTTCCCTCCCTGG ATCCTGGCGAAGCGTGGTGTCGATTACCTCCTCCGGCACGGGCCCAAGCTGCACCGTGAGCTGCGGGGCATGTCGTCCCGCGACGCCACTCTGCTCTTCATCCGCGAGTCCTGCCGCCTCGAGGATGTCCCCGTCACTTTCTACAGACTGCAGAAG GACAAGAAGGAGGAGAGGGGCTCGGCTCTGCTGGGCCTGACCCTGCGAGGAATGCAGATTTATCAG GAGGCGAACAACGTGCGGCAGCTTATCTATGACTTCCCCTGGTTCAACGTGGGACGCCTCACCTTCCTG GGGAAGAAGTTTGAAATCCAGCCGGACGGGCTGCCCTCTGCCAGGAAGCTGGTGTACTACACCGGCTCGCCTTTCCGCTcacgccacctgctgcagcaccTGAGCAACAGCCACCGGCTCTACATGAACCTGCAGCCGGTACTGAGGCACTTGCGGCAGCTGGAGGAGAGCGAGG AAAAGAAGCGGTACCGGGAGTCTTACATCAGCGACGACCTGGACCTGGACCCTGCGGGAAGCGACGGCAGCCCAGGCTTATCCCGGCGCTCCACCACCAGCTCGGGCATCGAGGTGGACACCCAGCAGCAGGGCTTGGCAGAGGGTCTCCCCAAACTCTTTGGCTTGGCTGCCAGCCACAACAGCTCCCACAGCTCTAGTATCGACGTGGGCGGCAAGGCGCAgtcagaggaggaggaag AGGCTGAGCTCAATGTAGACGAGACCGAGGGGGTGTCTGTGGATGACCCTGAGGAGATACTGCGCCTAGCCCAGCTGCTGAAGGGCGTATCAGTTGACTGCCCAGTCCTACCCTCTGAGACCGAACACGGAG ACGGCACAGTGAAATCTGCTGACACGCCAGACTGCCAGGTGAAACTGCGAAGCGCAGACCCCCTGCAAGAG GTGCTGAAGCAGAAGGCTTGGGTCGCTGTTGACCGGCACAGCCAAAGCCTGGATGACGTACGCCTGATCAAGCAGCCTCCCCGCTTCGGCACTTCCCATCTGCTTGATACTTCCCACAGCTTCACCTTCGGGCTGCCGAAGTCCCAGTTGGACTCCCCCGTGGGCCACAGCTACTACCCGGCCGAGAACTCTGGCAAAACCACCTTCTACGGCCGAAGGTCCACAAACTGCCTGTCTCTGGACACACTGGGGGATGAGCAACTGCTGGAATTTATTTTGTGA
- the tarbp1 gene encoding probable methyltransferase TARBP1 translates to MPSVLINALLSSCSNPDLVLDALCWPSDTWPEIELVEELAVLIDGIRSLHYEESDRLNIGANNCHTGCPREAAFQKKVEDVAWKHCVPLLFKISSEHESVCKLGGKNKDLLTAVCGLLGVCVKICNEELSEKLTNVTLSVLELTEDEAGEENPEQKKLNKDVAIEVLTVLTPIISSNEQLTATVLSSALMCIKAGSDSDVSKILVRVLMTLLNTSCPDERRTVLLGRILGDLNCWHENDGTPAVTARVLLCLTALSDHLFHSSSGSPANVDAHHSQQFWKIVQTGLTHRDSVSRKRALYLLKRAVALSDEENVDFDSGNACREDQSLFTWVPKKSQLLREFWEDYVLIMETLDENQIHVVRPVLNRMDTLIEATVSDVQGPALLHPSWLLSVYQRMFHSENKTVMREGVCHLLGLRVLRCPAFAVAFSQFTVGPFLDVLAESSLYHRSPGQSIGECPELGTKLQDFMVTFIGSLPQEKRNEVLLQLIQRLGSRHWCAVPILFLSQALSCLPPCPVLGPPGLQALREVLHCTMITHQVLLRGAAQGFLLQSALYLTDVVTVTLADVLGFLAHFRADESLCRGTNLWDQVCDWLLESEEHFKPDPRLKLGSELSRDSTLQGGSLRVFVCDQLDSFLRVPACADSTGGLPDPWEAELTARALFLCADVEQRRPGGASPGGLEELLRPLLDTLSRLGTNVYLPLRKADKSLQLLLRVLQLRKRPGSDDPQAQKDEVSTAIETLVLREAEPIQEFILRRLSGELRELWDVERAGLYHSVLWELLLVYGSAGRHHTSHLGGFVSALTRYCLRVLREPEDQNPVLGVQVTRAVAMASLTLLCEIGEKHRASLHPEAVRSLSSVATLFYSSSSPAFLNHSLQKPAVAPDCLQGSMEEGPVLQGWGRVAAHFVRDQWACLRFVLGSLTLLGPQELPPAPTFLGNAVEALALLPNDLVVPVLDCMMLLLPQVVQTEECLCVEAIQLAWKVVLGLSSNPHDFWPTLEGFVQFAFGRRVLELAEGEAPKLTAAIQQVAAQLIALSQTKTGVFNVLIRHCCRIWLPSDPGSESSASAVFSSTVRHMDILTEACVYGPVFRRDQRLIQEVQTYVERLGDVCAANVIISNDSRDEQLPRLCALAFLSRLDSSHPAHAHLMETLILRLLSKDNEISKSKTRYYGNSLQHRVKNRVWQTVMVLLPKLRAEFMETLLGRVYEAGFCSNQASVKYLIEWVIILTLHWHPALVDTLWRCFGMGDQEKTKTSICTFLSVLVHLDVLLANVPDMASRWRRALDVALQCCFSHNFSVRLYALIALKRVWGLEGMRATAGGEAQGAEGLGGVGSVVPACLQQAEAMQSTGNAGKNWTRIQDHFFFGIFHPLVDYSMETIFHVFPSLSDLANDEWIPTWKIETLVEFPRDSTPSLQNSRQDLSQLQPGDWVQLDKGETERDERWAEVQKKITPWRAGIQEQDPDLQLASQQRAARLGKLHGALLVVASLIDKPTNLGGLCRTCEIFGASTLVLDSLRHVSDKHFQALSVSAELWLPLLEVKPAELADFMQLKKKEGYCIVGVEQTANSQSLQNYRFPEKTLLLLGNEREGIPANLLQLLDVCVEIPQHGVTRSLNVHVSAALLVWEYTRQHLHSYRSQSPITAFNSGPLATNSAT, encoded by the exons ATGCCTTCTGTTTTAATTAATGCGCTTTTGTCTAGCTGCTCGAACCCCGATTTAGTGTTAGACGCTCTTTGCTGGCCGAGTGACACATGGCCGGAGATAGAGCTTGTTGAAGAACTTGCAGTATTAATCGATGGGATTCGTAGTTTACATTACGAGGAGTCAGACAGACTTAATATCGGAGCCAATAATTGTCACACCGGATGTCCAAGAGAAGCGGCGTTCCAGAAGAAAGTCGAGGATGTAGCATGGAAACACTGCGTGCCTCTCCTGTTTAAAATATCCAGCGAACACGAGTCTGTCTGTAAACTAGGGGGTAAAAACAAGGATTTGCTTACTGCTGTGTGCGGGCTGTTAGGCGTTTGTGTTAAGATTTGTAACGAAGAGCTGTCGGAAAAGCTGACAAACGTTACTTTGTCGGTACTGGAGCTGACAGAAGATGAAGCAGGCGAAGAAAACCCCGAAcagaaaaaactaaataaagacGTGGCAATCGAAGTCTTGACTGTTCTAACACCTATTATTTCGTCTAACGAGCAGCTGACAGCGACGGTGCTGTCATCCGCTTTAATGTGCATCAAGGCCGGCTCCGATTCGGATGTTTCGAAGATATTGGTTCGCGTTTTGATGACTTTGCTTAACACCTCTTGCCCTGATGAGAGAAGAACAGTCCTGTTGGGACGCATTCTGGGtgatctgaactgctggcacGAAAACGACGGCACGCCAGCAGTGACAGCTCGTGTCTTGCTGTGTCTAACTGCGCTTTCAGACCACCTGTTTCATTCCAGTAGTGGTTCTCCTGCTAATGTTGACGCACACCACTCCCAGCAGTTTTGGAAGATCGTTCAAACGGGATTGACGCACAGGGACAGCGTGTCGCGCAAACGGGCTTTGTATCTATTAAAGAGGGCTGTTGCGCTGTCCGATGAAGAGAACGTCGATTTTGACAGTGGCAATGCATGTCGTGAAG ACCAGAGTTTATTCACATGGGTACCAAAGAAGAGCCAGCTTCTCAGGGAATTCTGGGAGGACTATGTCTTGATCATGGAGACCCTTGATGAAAACCAG ATTCATGTGGTTCGGCCTGTGCTCAATAGGATGGACACACTGATCGAGGCCACTGTGAGTGACGTTCAAG GCCCTGCCTTGCTCCATCCCTCATGGCTGCTGTCTGTGTACCAGCGCATGTTCCACAGTGAGAACAAGACcgttatgagggagggggtgTGTCACCTGCTGGGTCTGCGGGTGCTGCGATGCCCTGCCTTTGCTGTGGCTTTTTCACAG TTCACTGTTGGTCCCTTCTTGGATGTGCTGGCTGAGAGCTCGCTCTACCACAG GTCTCCTGGGCAGAGCATTGGAGAATGTCCAGAGCTCGGGACCAAGCTGCAGGACTTCATGGTCACCTTCATAGGCAGCCTACCGCAGGAGAAGAGAA ATGAGGTTTTGCTGCAGCTGATCCAGCGGCTGGGCTCTCGCCACTGGTGCGCAGTCCCCATCCTCTTCCTGTCCCAGGCCCTATCCTGCCTACCCCCCTGCCCGGTACTTGGCCCCCCAGGCTTGCAGGCGCTCAG GGAGGTGTTGCATTGCACCATGATCACTCACCAGGTGCTACTCAGAGGAGCTGCTCAGGGCTTCTTGCTGCAAAGCGCCCTCTATCTGACAGATGTG GTCACAGTGACGCTGGCTGATGTTCTCGGATTCCTAGCGCACTTCCGTGCGGATGAGTCACTGTGCAGAGGCACCAACCTGTGGGATCAG GTGTGTGATTGGCTGCTGGAGAGTGAGGAGCATTTTAAACCTGATCCACGCCTGAAGCTGGGGTCGGAGCTTTCGAGGGACTCGACCCTCCAGGGGGGGTCACTGAGAGTCTTTGTGTGTGACCAGCTAGATTCTTTCCTCCGGGTCCCAGCCTGTGCAG ACTCGACCGGCGGCTTACCAGACCCCTGGGAGGCAGAGCTCACGGCCCGAGCCCTCTTTCTCTGTGCGGATGTGGAGCAGCGACGACCCGGCGGTGCATCACCTGGGGGACTGGAAGAGTTactacgccccctgctggacacccTGAGTCGGCTTGGCACCAACGTCTACCTGCCCTTGAGGAAGGCTGATAAAAGCCTCCAGCTGCTTTTGCGGGTGCTGCAGCTGCGGAAGAGGCCTGGCAGCGATGACCCTCAGGCACAGAAGG ACGAGGTGTCAACAGCCATAGAGACACTGGTCCTGAGGGAGGCTGAGCCGATTCAGGAGTTCATCCTGCGGAGGTTGAGTGGGGAGCTGCGTGAG CTGTGGGATGTGGAGCGAGCCGGCCTGTACCATTCCGTCCTGTGGGAGCTGCTCCTGGTTTATGGCAGTGCTGGGCGGCACCACACAAGTCATCTTGGGGGATTTGTCTCGGCGCTGACCAGATACTGTTTACGGGTGCTGAGAGAGCCAGAAGACCAG AATCCAGTTCTGGGAGTCCAGGTAACCAGGGCAGTTGCCATGGCATCGCTGACTCTCTTGTGTGAGATCGGGGAGAAACACAGGGCCAGCCTTCACCCTGAGGCTGTGCGTTCACTCTCCTCGGTGGCAACGCTGTtctactcctcttcctcaccAGCGTTCCTGAACCACAGTCTGCAAAAGCCTGCAGTAGCACCTGACTGCCTGCAAGG GAGCATGGAGGAGGGCCCAGTTCTCCAGGGCTGGGGCCGTGTAGCAGCCCACTTTGTGCGGGACCAGTGGGCCTGCCTGCGCTTCGTGCTGGGTTCCCTCACTCTGCTGGGTCCCCAGGAACTACCCCCTGCCCCAACGTTCCTGGGAAATGCAGTTGAGGCATTGGCCTTGTTGCCCAATGACCTGGTGGTACCTGTTTTAGACTGCATGATGTTACTGCTGCCGCAG GTGGTGCAGACTGAGGAATGTTTGTGTGTGGAGGCCATACAGTTGGCCTGGAAAGTGGTCCTGGGTCTGAGCAGTAACCCCCATGACTTCTGGCCCACTCTGGAGGGCTTTGTGCAATTTGCCTTCGGCCGCAGAGTCCTGGAGCTTGCGGAAGGCGAGGCGCCGAAGCTCACAGCCGCTATTCAGCAG GTGGCCGCACAGCTGATCGCTCTGTCTCAGACCAAAACAGGAGTATTCAACGTGCTTATCCGGCACTGCTGCCGAATCTGGCTGCCCTCTGACCCAGGAAGTGAAAGCAGTGCCAGTGCAGTGTTTTCCAGCACCGTCAGGCACATGGACATTCTGACGGAGGCCTGTGTGTATGGGCCTGTGTTCAGGAGAGACCAGAG GTTAATCCAGGAAGTGCAGACGTACGTGGAGCGGCTGGGAGATGTGTGTGCAGCCAACGTGATCATTAGCAA TGACAGCCGGGATGAGCAGCTCCCTCGCTTGTGTGCCCTGGCATTCCTGAGCCGCCTAGACTCCTCCCACCCCGCACATGCCCACCTGATGGAAACACTGATACTGCGGCTGTTGAGTAAG GACAATGAGATATCGAAGTCGAAAACACGTTACTATGGCAACTCCCTGCAGCATCGAGTGAAGAACAGGGTGTGGCAGACGGTGATGGTCCTGCTGCCCAAGCTCAGAGcg GAGTTCATGGAGACTCTGCTGGGCCGTGTCTACGAGGCCGGCTTCTGCAGCAACCAGGCGTCCGTCAAATACCTCATCGAGTGGGTGATCATCCTCACCCTCCACTGGCACCCTGCTCTCGTGGACACCCTCTGGAGATGCTTCGGCATGGGG GACCAAGAGAAAACCAAGACAAGCATCTGTACTTTCCTGTCTGTGTTAGTTCACCTGGATGTCCTTCTGGCCAACGTTCCGGATATG gccagcaggtggcgccgaGCTCTGGATGTGGCCCTTCAGTGCTGCTTCAGTCACAATTTCAGCGTGCGCCTCTATGCCCTCATAGCCCTGAAGAGGGTCTGGGGCCTGGAAGGCATGAGGGCCACTGCAGGAGGTGAAGCGCAGGGTGCCGAAGGGCTTGGGGGAGTGGGCTCTGTCGTCCCGGCCTGCCTGCAGCAAGCAGAGGCCATGCAGAGCACAGG GAATGCTGGAAAGAACTGGACAAGAATCCAGGACCATTTCTTTTTTGGGATCTTCCATCCGCTTGTAGACTACAGCATGGAG ACCATCTTCCACGTCTTTCCGAGCCTGTCGGACTTGGCCAACGATGAATGGATTCCTACCTGGAAAATTGAGACACTGGTGGAATTCCCCCGGGATTCTACTCCATCCTTACAGAATTCCCGCCAGGACCTGAGCCAGCTGCAACCAGGCGACTGGGTCCAGCTGGATAAAG GTGAGACGGAGCGGGACGAGCGCTGGGCAGAAGTGCAGAAAAAAATCACGCCCTGGAGAGCCGGCATCCAGGAGCAGGACCCGGACCTGCAGCTGGCatcccagcagagggcagcacgCCTCGGCAAGCTCCACGGCGCCCTCCTAGTGGTCGCCTCACTTATCGACAAGCCCACCAACCTGGGTG GGCTGTGCAGAACGTGCGAGATCTTCGGTGCCAGCACTTTGGTGCTGGACAGCCTCCGACACGTCAGCGACAAGCACTTCCAGGCCCTGAGCGTTTCTGCCGAACTGTGGCTCCCCCTTTTGGAG GTTAAGCCTGCGGAGCTGGCGGACTTCATGCAGTTGAAAAAGAAAGAAGGCTACTGCATTGTGGGTGTGGAGCAGACAGCGAACAGTCAAAGTTTACAGAACTACAGATTCCCTGAAAAGACCCTCCTACTTCTGGG TAATGAGCGAGAAGGCATCCCAGCTAACCTGCTGCAGTTGCTAGACGTCTGCGTGGAGATTCCCCAGCACGGTGTTACACGTTCCCTCAATGTGCACGttagcgccgccctgctggtgtGGGAGTACACACGCCAGCACCTGCACTCTTACAGGTCCCAGTCCCCGATCACTGCCTTTAACAGTGGGCCTCTTGCCACTAATTCTGCCACCTGA
- the LOC125739411 gene encoding beta-3 adrenergic receptor, with protein sequence MDMPASWTAGSYFLGDMRISFPNSTRSRPTASSKTSLFMEVLMVLMCLGAVTGNILVIVIVAATKTFHSVTSVLIINLAISDFLVGIGVMPFVAVSVMNSGWVNCTDLCLYVGYTSSVYCTASVLTLAAIALDRYYSIVDCLRYSSKCTVWRTGSAVVWIWLQAMLTSCPPLLGWSSVDYVAPMYSCAVNWSSSPSYTTFMAALSFLVPAGVILFCYVKIVKVARCHARRIHDLEDHLQRSCRLRAPPCPTDPCQEAPSTSRLVYYLSGRFVSEAPVDASALGAGLPNGAAGPQSCPGTSSQSGGRRLPSLLAHLQSSSQHQHHSSNPHHGIVRLLLVISAFLLCWTPYIGVALVQAIETALSRRTSLVPPSAVTFSYWLVLFNSDINPLLYALLSQRFQGALRSLRRKLRASLGGTVLSGGGRHAGMEEGLDCRAPCTLTIPHFRSQQSHQSAATERTTCRSSVFSLESDIPNAYREHLGNIFLPHSSSSSCCSSSSSSSPPCSAWQDSNGECACRKIERLQVPSHPQEGNRLPSSVATMDRQATFFYGEITVRVEHDVC encoded by the exons ATGGACATGCCAGCCAGCTGGACTGCAGGCTCTTATTTCCTTGGCGATATGCGTATTTCGTTCCCGAACTCAACGAGGAGCCGGCCGACTGCGTCCTCCAAAACCAGCCTGTTCATGGAGGTGCTGATGGTGCTCATGTGCCTCGGCGCTGTCACTG GTAACATTCTTGTCATCGTGATCGTGGCTGCCACCAAGACCTTCCACTCGGTAACATCGGTGCTTATAATTAACCTCGCTATCAGCGACTTCCTCGTTGGCATTGGCGTCATGCCCTTTGTGGCGGTGTCTGTTATGAACAGCGGCTGGGTCAACTGTACC GACCTGTGTCTGTACGTGGGGTACACCTCTTCCGTTTACTGTACGGCTTCGGTGCTCACGTTGGCCGCCATCGCCCTCGACCGATACTACTCCATCGTGGACTGCCTGAGGTACAGCTCGAAGTGCACCGTCTGGCGGACGGGCTCCGCGGTGGTGTGGATCTGGCTGCAGGCTATGCTCACCAGCTGCCCGCCCCTACTTGGCTGGAGCAGCGTGGATTATGTGGCCCCCATGTACAGCTGTGCCGTCAACTGGTCCAGCAGTCCTAGTTACACTACCTTCATGGCCGCCCTCTCCTTCCTGGTGCCGGCCGGCGTCATCCTCTTCTGCTACGTGAAGATTGTCAAGGTCGCCCGCTGCCACGCTCGCAGGATCCACGACCTGGAAGACCACCTACAGCGCAGCTGCAGGCTCCGGGCCCCGCCATGCCCCACGGACCCATGCCAGGAGGCCCCCAGCACCTCCCGGCTGGTATACTACTTGAGTGGACGGTTCGTCTCCGAGGCCCCTGTGGATGCAAGTGCTTTGGGGGCAGGTCTTCCAAATGGTGCCGCTGGTCCCCAGTCCTGCCCCGGCACCTCCAGCCAATCAGGGGGACGCCGCTTGCCGTCCCTCCTTGCGCACCTCCAGAGCAGCAGCCAGCATCAGCACCATAGCTCCAACCCCCACCATGGGATTGTGCGTCTCCTGCTGGTCATTTCTGCTTTCCTTCTCTGCTGGACACCCTACATCGGAGTAGCACTTGTGCAGGCCATAGAGACCGCCCTGTCCCGCCGCACTAGCCTGGTCCCTCCTTCAGCAGTCACCTTCTCCTATTGGCTGGTCCTGTTCAACTCCGACATTAACCCTCTGCTGTATGCACTGCTCAGCCAGCGCTTTCAGGGGGCGCTCAGGAGTCTCAGGCGCAAGCTGCGAGCCAGCCTAGGTGGTACTGTTTTGAGTGGAGGTGGAAGACATGCTGGGATGGAAGAAGGGCTTGACTGTCGAGCACCATGTACCTTAACGATCCCGCATTTCCGGTCTCAACAGAGTCACCAAAGTGCCGCTACAGAAAGGACAACCTGCCGTTCCTCCGTTTTCTCTCTGGAGTCTGACATCCCTAATGCTTACAGAGAACACTTGGGGAACATCTTCTTGCCACACAGCTCTTCTTCATCTTGctgttcctcctcctcctcctcctcccccccttgCTCTGCATGGCAGGACAGCAATGGAGAGTGTGCCTGTCGGAAAATTGAGCGGCTGCAGGTGCCCTCCCATCCACAAGAGGGAAACAGACTGCCCTCGTCAGTGGCTACAATGGATAGGCAGGCGACATTCTTTTACGGGGAAATCACTGTGAGGGTGGAGCATGACGTGTGCTGA